In Hermetia illucens chromosome 1, iHerIll2.2.curated.20191125, whole genome shotgun sequence, one genomic interval encodes:
- the LOC119661315 gene encoding bridging integrator 2 isoform X1 → MESASQVSVPLRSGGKKMRKRRELDALVAHSLAKRANKKNCAGNGIHSQDQLLSPSTDEQDDIAWPKVVRTSNRTRHRKFSLIQTCIPIIFVMSVALSLGFVYWLHFDLKQQLYDYRSRIEEVALTSQNVPDALQKWHETSKILEQNQTLLANKLVDIHNYIEELRNRFSMYDAKLKETKDYQKDEKFVADFGAEIAAVSADVDHIKEKFADIQKGQTDFRAEINTLKANFSEAVMNATRRANNNETSYSDELKKAQTIILKEIKTLSANVSSINDTLSQKTKMLSDDQRSQQRLIDSLQERTANITSHVDSIERYWSQNKEVLTDFDTFKNNSNYELQSLKNATIDLKHNVENVRLDCSKVRSDVLQSLSSTSTKEAKTANKDMSRENDKIKAALNAGDEQAATSNASSNASVVPQPSSMIKTTPGTAIPPSAVPTSTATESSTVVVTAAEGKPKLLSIQTISKPV, encoded by the exons GGCTAATAAGAAGAATTGCGCTGGAAATGGTATTCACTCCCAGGATCAGCTTCTCTCCCCATCAACAGATGAGCAGGATGACATTGCATGG CCTAAAGTTGTTCGAACCTCGAACAGAACCAGACACAGGAAATTCTCATTGATACAAACGTGCATACCAATTATATTTGTTATGTCAGTGGCACTATCGTTAGGTTTTGTCTATTGGTTACATTTCGATCTTAAACAGCAACTCTACGACTATCGTAGTCGAATTGAAGAAG TGGCATTAACCAGCCAAAATGTGCCTGACGCTCTACAAAAATGGCACGAAACATCGAAAATCTTAGAGCAAAATCAAACTCTTCTAGCTAATAAGCTAGTCGACATTCATAACTACATAGAAGAATTACGAAATCGTTTTTCAATGTacgatgcaaagttgaaagagacGAAAGACTATCAGAAAGATGAAAAGTTTGTTGCGGATTTCGGGGCTGAAATTGCAGCTGTTAGCGCTGATGTTGATCACATCAAGGAGAAATTCGCTGATATTCAGAAGGGGCAAACCGATTTTCGTGCTGAGATTAATACACTTAAGGCAAATTTCAGTGAGGCGGTAATGAATGCGACACGACGTGCCAATAACAATGAAACAAGTTACAGTGATGAACTGAAAAAGGCTCAAACAATTATTCTTAAAGAAATCAAAACATTGTCAGCGAATGTTAGTTCAATTAATGATACGCTTAGTCAAAAGACAAAAATGTTGAGTGACGATCAAAGATCGCAGCAG AGACTAATTGACTCCTTGCAGGAAAGAACAGCGAATATTACTTCTCATGTTGATTCCATTGAACGCTATTGGAGTCAGAATAAGGAAGTCCTAACTGACTTTGATACTTTTAAGAATAATTCAAATTATGAG cTTCAATCGTTGAAAAATGCTACAATCGATTTGAAACACAATGTTGAAAACGTCCGTCTAGATTGCAGTAAGGTTCGGAGCGATGTGCTGCAGTCTTTAAGTAGTACTAGTACTAAGGAAGCAAAAACG GCCAACAAGGATATGTCGCGTGAAAACGACAAAATAAAGGCAGCTTTAAACGCTGGCGATGAACAAGCCGCAACttcaaatgcatcatccaatgCGTCTGTGGTGCCTCAACCTTCTAGCATGATTAAAACAACGCCAGGAACAGCAATTCCGCCTTCTGCAGTACCAACAA GCACAGCAACAGAAAGTAGTACTGTTGTTGTTACTGCGGCGGAAGGTAAACCAAAATTGTTAAGTATTCAAACCATAAGCAAACCCGTCTAA